AGGCCGTTGCCCAGCCGCTCGACGCCCTGGCCGTGCAGGGAATTCACCCGCGCTTCGTTCGCCCCTGCCGCGAGGCGCTGCAACAAGCCGCCTCGCGTCAGTGCGATGGAATGCGACGGTGCGTATTGCACGTCCAGTTCGTCTTCCTTGTTCTCGCGGTGATCGTTCAAGCCGGTCACTGCGTGAACGCTTTGATGCAGCGTCCCGCCAAACACCACGTTCATTTCCTGAAAGCCGCGACAGACAGCAAGGACCGGCACACCGGCGTCGATGGCCGCGGCAAGCAGCGGCAGCGTCGTCGCATCGCGTGCGGCGTCGTGCAGCGTGCCCGGCGCACTGGCGTGGCCGCCGTAATGCTGCGGTTCCACATTCGAATAGCTGCCGGTAAACAGCAACCCGTCGACCGCCTCGAGAATCTCGGCGGCGGCCTGACGGTTGCCGAGCGCGGGCAGCAGCATCGCCAGCGCCTGTGAGCCGTCGACCACGGCAGCGATGTACTTCTCGCCCACCGTGTGCGACGGGTGCACTCCCATCATCGTTCTATCGGCGCTAATGCCGACCAGAGGTCTGGTTCGCATGACTAATTGAATGGACGTGTTGGTTCCCCGCGGGATGCGGCACGAACAACGTTAAAACAGGCGCGGCACGATTCCGCAGCCGTGCGCAGGGCGCAAAGCCACCAGAAGTCCAGGCGGGGGTCGTTAGCGGACCGCGCCGCGCGTTGCTATCAGGAAGACCGTTCGATTCAGCCCGTTATCCG
Above is a genomic segment from Paraburkholderia phenazinium containing:
- a CDS encoding gamma-glutamyl-gamma-aminobutyrate hydrolase family protein, whose protein sequence is MRTRPLVGISADRTMMGVHPSHTVGEKYIAAVVDGSQALAMLLPALGNRQAAAEILEAVDGLLFTGSYSNVEPQHYGGHASAPGTLHDAARDATTLPLLAAAIDAGVPVLAVCRGFQEMNVVFGGTLHQSVHAVTGLNDHRENKEDELDVQYAPSHSIALTRGGLLQRLAAGANEARVNSLHGQGVERLGNGLVAEATAPDGLIEAVSVKDARAFALGVQWHPEWKHASDALSTAIFRAFGDACRDRMRTRAGHGAVSTAATHA